tcaggctagctacaaccaccacacccatctactgtacagttaatcaggctagctacaaccaccacatccatctactgtacagttaatcaggctagctacaatcaccacacccatctactgtacagctaatcaggctagctacaaccaccacacccatctactgtacagctaatcaggctagctacaaccaccacacccatctactgtacagctaatcaggctagctacaaccaccacacccatctactgtacagttaatcaggctagctacaaccaccacacccatctactgtacagctaatcaggctagctacaaccaccacacccatctactgtacagttaatcaggctagctacaaccaccacacccatctactgtacagctaatcaggctagctacaaccaccacacccatctactgtacagttattcaggctagctacaaccaccacacccatctactgtacagttaatcaggctagctacaaccaccacacccatctactgtacagctaatcaggctagctacaaccaccacaTCCATCTACTGTACAGTTAGTCAGGCTAGCTACAACAACCACACCCATCTACTGTACAGCtaatcaggctagctacaaccaccacaTTCATCTACTGTACAGTTAATCAGGCTACTACTGTACAGCTAATCAGGCTAGCTACAGCCACCACACCCATCTACTGTACAGTtaatcaggctagctacaaccaccacaCCCATCTACTGTACAGCTAATCAGGCTAGCTACATCCACCACCGCTATTACTGTACAGTtaatcaggctagctacaaccaccacatccatcgggtcctgtgtggctcagtcggtagagcatggcgcttgcaacgccaagcgtcgtgggttcgattcccgctgggaccacccatatgtaaaagtagtggccccagccgacttgtaagtcgctttggacaaaagcgtctgctaaatgggatatatttattatattatctactgtacagctaatcaggctagctacaaccaccacaTCCATCTAATGTACAGTtaatcaggctagctacaaccaccacaCCCATCTACTGAAGAGTtaatcaggctagctacaaccaccacCTCTATTACTGTACAGTtaatcaggctagctacaaccaccacatccatctactgtacagctaatcaggctagctacaaccaccacaTCCATCTAATGTACAGTtaatcaggctagctacaaccaccacaTCCATCTACTGTACAGTTAATCAGGCTACTACTGTACAGCTAATCAGGCTAGCTACAGCCACCACACCCATCTACTGTACAGTtaatcaggctagctacaaccaccacacccatctactgtacagttaatcaggctagctacaaccaccacacccatctactgtacagctaatcaggctagctacaaccaccacacccatctactatacagctaatcaggctagctacaaccaccacacccatctactatacagctaatcaggctagctacaaccaccacacccatctactatacagctaatcaggctagctacaaccaccacacccatctactgtacagctaatcaggctagctacaaccaccaaacccatctactgtacagctaatcaggctagctacaaccaccacacccatctactgtacagctaatcaggctagctacaaccaccacatccatctactgtacagttaatcaggctagctacaaccaccacaCCCATCTACTGTACAGTTAATCAGGCTACTGCTGTACAGTtaatcaggctagctacaaccaccacaTTCATCTATTGTACAGCtaatcaggctagctacaaccaccacaCCCATCTACTGTACAGCTAATCAGGCTACTACTGTACAGTtaatcaggctagctacaacTACCACATCCATCTACTGTACAGTtaatcaggctagctacaaccaccacaTTCATCTATTGTACAGCTAATCAGGCTAGCTACACCCACCACACCCATCTACTGTACAGCTAATCAGGCTACTACTGTACAGTtaatcaggctagctacaacTACCACATCCATCTACTGTACAGTtaatcaggctagctacaaccaccacatccatctactgtacagctaatcaggctagctacaaccaccacaTTCATCTATTGTACAGCtaatcaggctagctacaaccaccacaTCCATCTACTGTACAGTTAATCAGGCTACTACTGTACAGTtaatcaggctagctacaaccaccacCTCTATTACTGTACAGTTAGCTACAACTACCACATATATCTACTGTACAGTtaatcaggctagctacaactaccacacccatctactgtacagctactgtacagctaatcaggctagctacaaccaccacacccatctactgtacagctaatcaggctagctacaaccaccacacccatctactgtacagctaatcaggctagctacaaccaccacacccatctactgtacagttaatcaggctagctacaaccaccacTACCATCTACTGAACAGCTAATAAggctagctacaaccaccacacccatctactatacagctaatcaggctagctacaaccaccacatccatctactgtacagtgaatcaggctagctacaaccaccacacccatctactgtacagttaatcaggctagctacaaccaccacCGCTATTACTGTACAGTtaatcaggctagctacaaccaccacatccatctactgtacagctaatcaggctagctacaaccaccacaTCCATCTACTATACAGCtaatcaggctagctacaaccaccacaTCCATCTACTATACAGCtaatcaggctagctacaaccaccacacccatctactgtacagctaatcaggctagctacaaccaccacacccatctactgtacagctaatcaggctagctacaaccaccacacccatctactatacagctaaccaggctagctacaaccaccacacccatctactgtacagctaatcaggctagctacaaccaccacacccatctactgtacagctaatcaggctagctacaaccaccacaTCCATCTACTATACAGCtaatcaggctagctacaaccaccacacccatctactgtacagttaatcaggctagctacaaccaccacaTCTACTACTGTACAGTtaatcaggctagctacaaccaccacatccatctactgtacagttaatcaggctagctacaaccaccacaGCCATCTACTCCTCCAGACACAGTCCTGTGTTGTTCTACCTGAGTATCTCTCCTTCAGACACAGTCCTGTGTTGTTCTACCTGAGTATCTCTACTCCAGACACAGTCCTGTGTTGTTCTACCTGAGTATCTCTCCTTCAGACACAGTCCTGTGTTGTTCTACCTGAGTATCTCTACTCCAGACACAGTCCTGTGTTGTTCTACCTGAGTATCTCTCCTCCAGACATAGTGGACATCAAGCCAGCCAACATGGAGGAGCTAACAGAGGTGATAACAGCAGCAGAGTTTCATCCTCACCACTGTCACCTGTTTGTCTACAGTAGCAGCAAAGGATCTCTACGTCTCTGTGACATGAGGGCCTCGGCACTTTGCGACAGACACACCAAACGTGAGTTGGCTACACACGGGGAGATAAAGGCCTCTGCGGTCGGTCTCTAAATCATGTGTATTCGGATCTTACCCTTTGAGGTCCAGAGTACGACTACTGCTGGTTCTGATAATTAATTGCTCCCacatggtgtcccaggtctaaatcagtccttcATTTAAATCAGGAGTAGATCTGGATTCCACCTACatgttgtcccaggtctaaatcagtccttcATTTAAATCAGGAGTAGAACTGGATTCCACCTACatgttgtcccaggtctaaatcagtccttcATTTAAATCAGGAGTAGAACTGGATTCCACCTACatgttgtcccaggtctaaatcagtccttcATTTAAATCAGGAGTAGAACTGGATTCCACCTACatgttgtcccaggtctaaatcagtccttcATTTAAATCAGCAGTAGATCTGGCTTCCACCCacatggtgtcccaggtctgaatcagtCCTTCATTTAAATCAGCAGTAGATCTGGCTTCCACCCACatgttgtcccaggtctaaatcagtccttcATTTAAATCAGCAGTAGATCTGGCTTCCACCCACTTGTtgtcccaggtctgaatcagtCCTTCATTTATATCAGCAGTACAACTGGCCTCAGGTCCAGATTGGAGTTTACACCCCCTTATATTGTGATATCCATctttcctctcccttcatctcctctcctcccccctgtctccttcctctcctctcccgctcctccctatctacctcttctccccctctcctctctcctcgtctcctctccctcctctcatcgcctctcctcctcgtctcctctctcctcccctcgtatcttctctcctcctctctcctcccctcgtctcctctctcctcccctctcctctccctcctctctcctctcctcgcctctcctcctctccttcccctcttctctcttcccctcgtatcttctctcctcctctctcctccccctctcctctcctcccctcgtatcctctctccacctcatctcctctcccctgtattttgtcatctccacctccctccacctctctcttcctttagTCTTTGAGGAACCAGAGGACCCAGGAAGTCGTTCGTTCTTCTCTGAGATCGTGTCGTCGGTGTCGGATGTGAAGTTCAGTCACAACGGGCGGTACCTGCTGACCAGGGATTACCTGACGGCCAAGGTGTGGGACTTACACATGGAGAAAGGCCCTGTCGAAACCTACCAGGTCAGCCcgctaaacaaacacacacacactagacacacgcagaaacacacatGGAGAAAGGCCCTGTCGAAACCTACCAGGTCAGCCcgctaaacaaacacacacacactaggcacacgcagaaacacacatGGAGAAAGGCCCTGTCGAAACCTACCAGGTCAGCCcgctaaacaaacacacacacactaggcacacacagaaacacacatgcacacacacactagtcacacgcagaaacacacatacattcacacactcacgcacgcatgtacacacacacacaaattaaatGAATGCCTTGGAAAAACCTGTCAACAATCTCTCctgccctcttcctctccccccccccctcccttctcccatgtctgtctctctgtaggttcATGACTACCTGAGGACTAAGCTGTGCTCTCTGTACGAGAACGACTGCATATTTGACAAGTTTGAGTGTGTCTGGAACAGCTCCGACAGGTGTGTGCGTCTTCGTCTCCTCTGAGGCTTTATCCCACAGATAAATCAGTCCCAGAGAAGAGCTTTGGAGATGTCAAAATCaatcccttctctccttccctctctctccttccctctctctccttcccttctctccttcccttctctccttctcttctctccttccctcactctccttcccttctctccttccctctctctccttcccttctctctacttCCTGTTCCAACCcaacccttccctctctccatctctcctcctcttcctgttccaactgcacccttccctctctccatccctcctcttcttcctgtcccaacctcacccttccctctctctccatctctcttcctcttcctgtcccaaccccacccttccctctctccatctctcctcctcttcctgtcccaaccccacccttccctctctccatcatctcttcctcttcctgtcccaaccccacccttccctctctccatctctcctcctcttcctgtcccaaccccacccttccctctctccatctctcttcctcttcctgtcccaaccccacccttccctctctccatctctcttcctcttcctgtcccaaccccacccttccctctctccatccctcctccacttcctgtcccaaccccacccttccctctctccatctctcttcctcttcctgtcccaaccccacccttccctctctccatctctcgtcctcttcctgtcccaaccccacccttccttctctccatctctcttcctcttcctgtcccaaccccacccttccctctctccatctctcctcctcttcctgtcccaaCCCCACCCTTCCctatctccttcccttctctccttccctctcttcctcttcctgtcccaaccccacccttccctctctccatctctcctccgcttcctgtcccaaccccacccttccctctctccatctctcctcctcttcctgtcccaaccccacccttccctctccatctctgctcctcttcctgtcccaaccccacccttccctctctccatccctcctccacttcctgtcccaaccccacccttccctctccatctctgctcctcttcctgtcccaaccccacccttccctctctctccatctctcttcctcttcctgtcccaaccccacccttcgctctctctccatctctcctcctcttcctgtcccaaccccactcttttctctttctcatcccttccttttcttctccctctctttgtccctctttcATTCCCCCcttccatcttctctcctccttctactttctctctctctcctcctctctcacctcctcctctccctcctctccctcctcctctctctccctcctcctctccccagtgtgATAATGACTGGGGCGTACAACAGCTTCTTCCGGATGTTTGACAGGGAGACGGGGCGGGGCGTGACCCTGGAGGTAAGCATATATACAAGTGGCTTACGTAAGTCACTAACGTAAGCCACTAAAGTAAGTCGCTAACATAAGCCGCTAAAGGAGGCCGCTAACGTAAGCCGCTAACGTAAGCCGCTAACATAAGCCGCTAAAGTAAGTCGCTAACTTAAGTCGCTAACGTAAGCCGCTAAAGTAAGTCGCTAACGTAAGCCGCTAAAGGAGGCCGCTAACGTAAGCCGCTAACATAAGCCGCTAAAGTAAGTCGCTAACGTAAGCCGCTAAAGGAGGCCGCTAACGTAAGCCGCTAACGTAAGCCAGTAACGTAAGTCGCTAACGTAAGCCGCTAACGTAAGCCGCTAAAGGAGGCCGCTAACGTAAGCCGCTAAAGGTTGGCCGCTAATATAAGCCATTAACGTGAGTCTCTGTGCTACTGAAATCCAAGTGTGGAGAACTGCTGGTTGATGATGTCACTCACCAGGTCTAATCTGATCAGAGAGAAataatgaaaccactttctggtCCAGATTTCAATTTGCCTGCTCTaaacgtctcctctcctctcctctcctctcctctcctctcctctcctctcctctcctctcctcttctcttctctcctctcctctcctctctcctctctcctctctcctctcctctcatctcctctcctctctcctctctttctctcctcctctcctctcctctttctctcctcctctcctctcctcctctcctctcctctttctctctttctctcctctcctatcctctctctcctcctctcctctttctttcctcctctcctctcctctcctctcctctttctctcctctttctctcctctcctctttctctcctctcctctcctctttctctcctctcctctcctctttctctcctctcctctttctctcctctcctctttctctcctcctctcctctcctctcctctttccctcccctcctctcctcctctcctctcctctcctctcctctcctcctccctccctggagGCGTGGCGAGAGACCAGTAAGCCGCGAGCTGTACTGCGGACGCGACGAATCTACACCGGGGGCAAGCGTCGTCGCGGCGACGTGGGGGTGGACAGTCTGGACTTCACTAAGAAGATCCTCCACATGGCCTGGCACCCCGAGGAGAACATCATCGCTATAGCCTCCACCAACAACCTCTACATCTTCCAGGACCGGGTCGGCCCCGACACACAGggtccagacctgggttcaaataccatTTAACACCGGGTCGGCCCCGACACACAGggtccagacctgggttcaaataccatTTAACACCGGCTCAGCCCCGACACACAGggtccagacctgggttcaaataccttTTAACACCGGGTCGGCCCCGACACACAGggtccagacctgggttcaaataccatTTAACACCGGCTCGGCCCCGACACACAGggtccagacctgggttcaaataccatTTAACACCGGGTCAGCCCCGATACACAGggtccagacctgggttcaaataccatTTAACACCGGGTCGGCCCCGACACAcagggtccacacacacacacacacacacacacacacacacacacacacacacacacacacacacacacacacacacacacacacacacacatcctaaccctaaacacacgcacacacacacacacacacacacactgattgttGCACACAAATTGAAAGGAAATAACAAAAACATCAGAgactccatggaatgagttggacaggcctgagatcagtctataaggtgaatgagttggacaggcctgagatcagtctataaggggagttggacaggcctgagatcagtctataaggggagttggacaggcctgagatcagtctataagatgaatgagttggacaggcctgagatcagtctataagatgaatgagttggacaggcctgagatcagtctataagatgaatgagttggacaggcctgagatcagtctataaggtgaatgagttggacaggcctgagatcagtctataagatgaatgagttggacaggcctgagatcagtctataatgtgaatgagttggacaggcctgagatcagtctataagatgaatgagttggacaggcctgagatcagtctataaggtgaatgagttggacagacctgagatcagtctataagatgaatgagttggACAGGCCTGAGATCAGTCTATAAGGTGAATGAGTTGGACAGGCCTGAGAACAGTCTATAAGGTGAATGAGTTGGACAGGCCTGAGATCAGTCTATAAGGTGAATGAGTTGGACAGGCCTGAGATCAgtctataagatgaatgagttggACAGGCCTGGGATCAGTCTATAAGGggaatgagttggacaggcctgagatcagtctataaggagaatgagttggacaggcctgagatcagtctataagatgaatgagttggacaggcctgagatcagtctataagatgaatgagttggACAGGCCTGAGATCAGTCTATAAGGTGAATGAGTTGTACAGGCCTGAGATCAgtctataagatgaatgagttggACAGGCCTGAGATCAGTCTATAAGATGAATTAGTTGGACAGGCCTGAGATCAgtctataagatgaatgagttggacaggcctgagatcagtctataaggtgaatgagttggacaggcctgagatcagtctataagatgaatgagttggACAGGCCTGAGAATCAgtctataagatgaatgagttggacaggcctgaga
The nucleotide sequence above comes from Oncorhynchus masou masou isolate Uvic2021 unplaced genomic scaffold, UVic_Omas_1.1 unplaced_scaffold_1063, whole genome shotgun sequence. Encoded proteins:
- the LOC135528959 gene encoding serine/threonine-protein phosphatase 2A 55 kDa regulatory subunit B gamma isoform-like, whose protein sequence is MVEVRPRRVFSNGHTYHVNSISVNSDGETYLSADDLRINMWNLGITDRSFNIVDIKPANMEELTEVITAAEFHPHHCHLFVYSSSKGSLRLCDMRASALCDRHTKLFEEPEDPGSRSFFSEIVSSVSDVKFSHNGRYLLTRDYLTAKVWDLHMEKGPVETYQVHDYLRTKLCSLYENDCIFDKFECVWNSSDSVIMTGAYNSFFRMFDRETGRGVTLEAWRETSKPRAVLRTRRIYTGGKRRRGDVGVDSLDFTKKILHMAWHPEENIIAIASTNNLYIFQDRVGPDTQGPDLGSNTI